The Ziziphus jujuba cultivar Dongzao chromosome 1, ASM3175591v1 genome segment tttaaaaaaataaataaaatttaaaaaatgtagcAAAATAAAACATGTGGGTTTCGGTGCAAATGTATTGGAATAATAAGAAAGCTAGTCATGGTCATGCATTCCGCGTATGACAATTAAATAAGTTTCCAAAAACTGTTTAGATTTAATCTATTAAATTAGTGGCTTTGGATTTATTGAAGGGCCATCAAGTAATAGACAAAGTTGGTACAACCTTACACAAATTAAGCAAAACACGTTTCTTTCAATTTGTTATATGTCCCTATCAAATGTTTCTTTTTGCATCGTTCTCTCAACTCAAcagctttgttttttatttgtaattttttagaaTATGAAAATTAGAGAATACTGTATAATGCTTTGGCTGCAAGTCATTAATCTATTAgacttttttaattataaaacattCATCAAATGTCTTAATTCTACTTAacgtttaattttcttttacatttacattttaattttttattattatagtttttttcccccctcataTCAGGGTTTCTATGATtttatatacaagtatttattgtaacttattataaaattcttttccaAATCATAACTTATAGAGGGAACTACAGCTTGCAGGGCATTGGTTTAGACTTTGTCAACttgctttaaaaaaagaaaaaaaaaaggaattattatTCTCATTCCTAGTTTTATCAAGTCAGGAAGCTGAATGTGGATGGATTTCTGGAGATCTCTCTAAAAAAGACATAGTTagctaaaggaaaaaaaaaaaaaaaaaaaacaatcatcaTGCctttcatcatcttcatcatctctATTGTATATCAAAATGCTGGAGAGAAAATTCAGGACACGACATAAGTATCACAGAGTCATCCAAACTTGATTGTATcagtataatataaaattaaaaaaaaaaaaaatttgtttgccAGACTGGGATTCCAAGCTCACGTGGCTTTTCAATCCTAACAAGTTTCTTGAAAGAAAAGAATCCCAAATATCAAACAATTTTTTAGGGGTTAATTCCAAAAAGTATATCAAAAACTTTAAAATGAACAGGCCATTATAAAAGGTTAAAAAGGATGTGGGTGATGAAAGCTAAGCTGGTTTTTGGTCTACTTTGATGTTGCAACAAGTGTTTAGTGATTATTAACCGGATAATATTGAATGCTTTATCGCTTACAAGGTTGAGAAGTGTTATTTTTCAATAGCTTTTACATCCATTCATCATTTGGGCAAAGGTTGTGCTTGGTGAAAGCCAAGATGGTTTAGGTGCAGTGGAAAATTAGGTTTATTAACATCAAagctaactttttattttaattcttgtTTAATTCTTTTCATATAGTACGAAAAAGTGTATCATCTTGAAGTAGTTGTCTGCCAGTGTCTTAAATCTTTTTTTGCCTTTTGTCTTAACTATTTGGATATAAAgcctttataaatattttgtctcAGTACACATATAGTATCTTATCTAATAACTTTTTTGTGTCGTTTTGCAAGCTGGAATAGGGAGACTGAATCGATGGTATACGAGAATTTTAATACAGACAGATTATGCGTTTTTAAGGAATAATTTACGAAGTAAAAGGCAGACAAATTCTTTTTCTCTATATACCAGACTTAACAGTATGTCTCAGAGTACATTCCAAACTTGTCCAAATAGAATTTAGTTTCACTTTCATCACTGTATCTTTTGATATGCCCTTTGTATTTGTCTCAGTGGGTGCATAGAATCTACAGCTACTTTGCTAATTTAAACACAGACCataataggtttttttttttttttttttttttttttttgctgcctAAAATTACCTTCAAGGAATTCTTTGGATTTCTTTGAAATACATGTGAATCTCTTTGAAATACATGTTGTATTGGACTTGTACAATACCATTTCTGAACATCTTTCCTTGGTTTCCTAAACTATCATCTGCCATAAACATGCATTTCCCACTTAATGGGACCCAAGCAATTGAATGCTTACATTCAATAGTCTGTATTATAAACAATTTTAGAAAGATATACAGAAAATGGTTTACTTTTCAGATAGCCGAACATTCTGTACCGCACTAGTTTACAGGAAGGAGGCTAAATTTAACCATCAGCTTAAGCTTTCTCGAGGAAGCTGACATGGGACAAGTGAAGTGAGGTGGCCTCTTATTTACAAGGATCGTAGAAGAATAACAACTACTGTAATCAACACAGCGATTGTGCATATCAAGGCCTGCAACATCGCGCAGCATTTTGGGATTAAGCCAAGAAGACAGAGAATACATACCATTCAATAAATTACTGGAAATTAACTAAAAACTAGTAGTCCTGTGCCAATTTCTGCAAATACCAATCACTAACATACATGGTcataattttatagatattatgTCCTTAGAGTGAAGACGGTAGTACTTTTTAGAAAACAGTCTCTGGCTATAATAGAAGATTAATGCTATGCTATGCCAAGGATGCACTTCATCTAAAACATTGAACTCTGACTGGTAATTCAAGTACATAGACTGAAGTTGCTAGCAAATTATACCCAATAGACTGAGGATGTAAACTGTTATCTACAAAGAGCGGCTCTAAATCAATGTTTACTTCCTTACGGACAAATGGGAAACAGTAAATTCCAGAGGGGATGAGGAAATAGATAACCATGCACCCGATATATATGTGAAAAACTTGTCAAAGCATgttgaaaggaaaaggaaaaacacaTCATTTTCCTGCTTGTGAATTTATGTCTGGTAGCTCATGTACTCTAGTTGGTAGTGTGGATAGGTAGAAGCGGAATGATATAACCCACAGATAACGACCATATCTCACTTACATGATACCACAATCTGAGCTTATGGTGTTAATATCTTGCCAAAAGAAAAGGTCATTATCATTTATCTCAAATCACACTAAATTGTAAAACCAATCAATTGTTGCAGATAGAAAAGATAATACTAAAGAGGCTATAACAACAAAAAGACTAAGGAAAGTTCCAATTATCAAATGCTTACAGCTATCGCAGAAGCAGCTAGTCCAGATCGCTCCCTCGGGTCTCTTCTGTAGTAGTTCCCAAAGTAGAGAATGGTGGCATAGTACCACATAAAGGGGCACACAAATCCAAGTAGAAGACTGCAAAAGAAGGTGCAACCATAtaatacagagagagagagagagagagagagagagagagagagagagagagagagagagagagagagagagagagtggttAGAGATAGATAGAGAAACTTACGAAAACCATCCAATACCACAGCCAAAACAAGGAAGTGGTTGGTCAAACTTTCCCAACTGTGGGTCCTCTTGATCTAGAATAGGAACATACTGACCATTTCTATGATCCACTACATCTGTTGAAAGTCctgttttcattaaaaaaaatcaacttcagAAACTGATCCAGTTACATTTTGCTTTGAATGAAGACATAACTTTGATAGATGTACTCAGttaaaatatattactaatCAACCAGATGGCATAAGCGCTTTGCATATCTGTTTCACCAATTAAGCAAATGACTTAACTAAAAGTACAAAGCAATCAAATCCTTCAAgattttgggctggttcgttttTCAACTAAAAAGAACCTCCCGAAGttcatattttatcatttaacttCAAATGAAATCATGAAAATGCACAATTAATTCCTGGTCTAatgatttgaaaataattactgaATTTACATGGTGAAGCATTTTTAGTAATAACTACAGTTTGCAGACTGATAGATGTTGTTGAGTACATCTACATTTAAAATCATTCTAATGCGTCAAAAATGCAAAAGAGATATTGTTGAGTAcagattttctttttaacttaatCATCATTGATAatcaacaaaaactaaaaaccaaaaaaatttcaaagagtAAAGTCCATTCCACAGTAAATGACAAATAAAGTAGTAATGCAGAATAAGTCAAGTACTCTGATCCATGTGTCCCATAGACAGATCAATAAGTTGATATCCCCAGCTTTCCTTTCTGCCTTTTATACACCTGTTGAATGAAATATGCATTTTATTATTAACATGTGACGAAAGGTTCATATTAGGATTATAAAAAGCCTATGGTGGATTTTTTATCGAAGGTTATTTCATCAAAGACCGTTTTTGAGGTTCATCCAAATCAAAATATGAGTCTTGATTTAAAATGCATAAAGGATAGAGACTAAAGTGCAGGTAAACATAAAAGGGAAGAAACCAAAGCTAATAATTTACTATGTTGGGTAGTTAAATGTTCCAACAAAGAGCACATTGTGTCATCTAATAAATGCTACCAAGTTGCATGTAACATGATGCCACCCCCACTCTTATGAAATGTAAAAGCATCCTTCATCATTTAAGTAATGTTCAACAACACATATTTTTACCTACTTCTATCATGCTAAATCTTAAAAAACCAATAAGAAAACAAGGTTCTCGATCAAGGGAAACACCATCTAACAGGAGGTGATTAATAAAGAACTTGCCCAAATTACAGGTATTGCCACTCTGCAGAGAACATGAATGTAGGGGAAAATAGCATACTTATAAGAATCCAGAATCAAAGGAAAGTTAGCTTAGTTTTCAACTTAACACAAAATTTGTTTCCTCTAAAGATGATCCCCAATCACATTTTTACAAGACTGCCTAACAATGCAAGCATTATCTGTAAtcagaaagaaaattttttgcACAAACAATAAAATAACCATCACCATTTAGTGTGTTCAAAGTGCACAATTTTGTTAAACCTAGCAAAGCTCCATAAGGAGAATCCTTACAGCACTGATATTATTGCTGACAGCACAATCAATTATATCCTAACTAATCACTTGTCAGCAAAGGATTtgagaaatattaaaatcaccaaTTTTATCAAGGTAAATGAAAGCTGAATGCATCACATAAGTGGAATCAAAATCCTGTTTTTAACAAACATCTTCTCTAGAAGTGCTGGAGAGTGGAGAAACAGTGATTTTGACAAAGAAGGCATAAGGCAAGAGTTAAAAACCCTAAAGTTGCAAGGTTTCCATTTcccttttgaaaaatcatctgCTACCTATCAGTAATGATGATCTGGTTCAACTTACCCTACTTAGCGATAAAGACAACAGAACCCTAACAAAATCCAACAAGGACAAATCAAGATTTCATGTATAAAAAAAGCCAAAGTAAAACATGAGCATGAATCAAACAAAAATGCATACTCAATTAAAAGTAGTAGAAATTAAATACATGTTGCTTATGAGAAAAGAGAATGATACAGAGTTTAGAAATATAagctttattaatttattaacgcTACTATAATTCCTACAAAACCCAAAATCTTACCATTGGAAACTAAATTCAGAACAGTGGTGCAGTCATAGATCGTTTTGAGAGTTTTTCTATTATGCCTTTTTGGTCTGCGCAGAGTTTCTGATCTAACAGACCCACAAAATCCTTCCTTTCCACTGAAAAAAGGAATAATATGAATTTGCAAAACACATAGCAAAGCATATCAAATGAATCGAAGTCCCAACAAAGAAGAAACGAATTACATAAGATTTCACCAAATGCAAAACCATACAGTGTCGGGAATGGAATTCAAGGATTTCTGACggacccattaaaaaaaaaaaaaaacgcaagtGAAAAatcagtttaaaaaaaattactcttACCAAGAATGCCTAAAGCAAAATGAgtacaaacaagaaaaaaaaccacACAAATATACcttataaaatcaataaaaaaatcag includes the following:
- the LOC107435704 gene encoding large ribosomal subunit protein eL20z; this encodes MGHMDQRLSTDVVDHRNGQYVPILDQEDPQLGKFDQPLPCFGCGIGWFSLLLGFVCPFMWYYATILYFGNYYRRDPRERSGLAASAIAALICTIAVLITVVVILLRSL